The following coding sequences are from one Leptolyngbya sp. NIES-3755 window:
- a CDS encoding NmrA family protein (similar to AA sequence:cyanobase_aa:LBDG_32630), giving the protein MSVLIVGATGTLGRQITRRALDEGYKVRCLVRSPRKAAFLKEWGAELVTGNICYPETLPAAFEGVTAVIDAATARATDSLSIKQIDWTGKVNLIQAAKKAGVDRYIFFSILDAEKFPNVPLMEIKTCTEKFLSESGLNYTILRPCGFLQGLIGQYAIPILEGQGVWVMGNTAPTAYMDTIDIAKFAVQALKVPESIGKTLPVVGAKAWSSDEIIKLCERLSGKEAKVTKTPIGVVRASRKIAQFFQWTWNIADRLAFTEVVATGRPLTASMDETYQILGLNPQEMTTLESYMQEYFSRIMKKLKEVEYAQEQAKKKKERTKKAYPRF; this is encoded by the coding sequence ATGAGCGTATTGATTGTGGGTGCGACTGGCACCTTGGGAAGACAGATTACTCGTCGCGCCTTAGATGAGGGATACAAGGTCCGCTGTCTAGTCCGTAGCCCCAGAAAAGCCGCCTTCTTGAAAGAGTGGGGAGCCGAACTCGTCACCGGAAATATTTGCTATCCGGAGACGCTACCAGCAGCGTTTGAAGGGGTCACTGCCGTGATCGATGCGGCAACCGCACGCGCAACCGATTCGCTCAGCATCAAACAAATCGATTGGACTGGCAAAGTTAACTTAATTCAAGCGGCGAAAAAGGCGGGAGTCGATCGATATATTTTCTTCTCGATCCTCGATGCCGAAAAATTCCCGAACGTTCCATTAATGGAAATTAAGACCTGCACCGAGAAATTCTTGTCTGAGTCCGGTTTGAATTACACGATTCTTCGTCCCTGTGGATTCTTACAAGGTTTGATCGGTCAATACGCAATTCCAATTCTCGAAGGTCAAGGCGTTTGGGTGATGGGAAATACTGCCCCAACTGCTTATATGGATACGATCGATATTGCAAAATTCGCGGTTCAAGCGCTCAAAGTACCGGAATCGATCGGTAAAACGCTTCCTGTAGTTGGCGCTAAAGCTTGGAGTTCAGATGAAATTATCAAGTTGTGTGAGCGGCTGTCTGGCAAAGAAGCAAAAGTCACCAAAACACCGATCGGAGTCGTTCGGGCTTCTCGGAAGATTGCACAGTTCTTTCAATGGACTTGGAATATTGCCGATCGACTTGCCTTCACCGAAGTCGTCGCAACCGGAAGACCATTAACGGCTTCAATGGATGAGACTTATCAAATTTTGGGCTTGAATCCGCAAGAGATGACCACGCTGGAATCCTATATGCAGGAATACTTCAGCCGCATCATGAAGAAGCTCAAAGAAGTCGAATATGCCCAAGAGCAAGCCAAGAAAAAGAAAGAACGCACCAAGAAAGCGTATCCTCGATTCTAA
- a CDS encoding 4-hydroxythreonine-4-phosphate dehydrogenase (similar to AA sequence:cyanobase_aa:LBDG_32650) translates to MTRLVISMGDPAGIGAEVILKALFDRQNSDITIAGNRDYLHELYDRLSPVCPKLANPKDLKILNLELEEIQLGKESANSGEASFHYLETAIDRTLAGEFDGIVTAPIAKSAWKAAGHLYPGQTELLAEKAGVDRFGMMFVARSPHTDWTLRALLATTHIPLKQVSEALTSDGLTRKLELLIECLEEAFGIDRPRIAIAGLNPHSGEQGQLGREEVDWLFPWLEAMRLRFPHVQLDGLLPPDTMWVKPGQAWFGSDQVADHDAYLALYHDQGLIPVKLMAFDRAVNTSIGLPFVRTSPDHGTAFDIAGKGIADATSMKAAIDLAIELVQRRSSPSLMAAI, encoded by the coding sequence ATGACTCGTTTGGTAATCTCAATGGGTGATCCTGCCGGAATCGGTGCAGAGGTCATTCTCAAAGCATTGTTCGATCGACAAAATTCCGACATTACGATCGCTGGAAATCGCGATTATTTGCATGAATTGTACGATCGCCTCAGTCCAGTCTGTCCGAAGCTTGCGAACCCGAAAGATTTGAAGATTCTGAATTTGGAATTAGAAGAAATTCAACTCGGTAAGGAAAGCGCCAACAGCGGTGAAGCGAGTTTTCATTACTTAGAAACAGCAATCGATCGAACATTAGCAGGCGAATTTGATGGCATTGTCACGGCTCCGATCGCGAAATCTGCCTGGAAAGCCGCAGGACATCTTTACCCAGGACAAACCGAACTCTTAGCCGAAAAAGCAGGAGTCGATCGATTTGGCATGATGTTTGTTGCTCGATCGCCTCACACGGATTGGACATTACGGGCACTGCTGGCAACGACTCACATTCCGCTTAAACAAGTCTCAGAAGCGCTCACATCTGATGGATTGACTCGTAAGCTCGAATTATTGATTGAATGCCTTGAGGAAGCGTTTGGGATTGATCGACCTCGAATTGCGATCGCAGGACTGAATCCTCACAGCGGCGAACAAGGACAACTCGGACGAGAAGAAGTCGATTGGCTGTTCCCCTGGCTCGAAGCGATGCGGCTCAGATTTCCTCATGTTCAACTTGATGGATTATTACCGCCCGATACGATGTGGGTCAAACCTGGACAAGCTTGGTTTGGCTCTGATCAAGTTGCTGACCATGATGCTTATCTGGCGTTGTATCACGACCAAGGTTTGATCCCGGTGAAACTAATGGCATTTGATCGAGCCGTGAATACCTCGATCGGGCTTCCTTTTGTGCGAACCTCTCCGGATCATGGAACAGCGTTTGATATTGCTGGGAAAGGAATCGCGGATGCGACCAGTATGAAAGCCGCGATCGACTTAGCGATCGAGCTAGTTCAGCGTCGTTCATCACCCTCACTTATGGCAGCAATTTAA
- a CDS encoding two component transcriptional regulator, winged helix family (similar to AA sequence:cyanobase_aa:LBDG_32610), whose amino-acid sequence MSIAEATPCVLIVETDQALAHHVSSDLQESGYDTIVVHDSRAGLRQAIEKHPSLIVVDRLLEGDSGLTFCHDLRTTGTRIPVLLLMARDAVDDRVACIEAGADDYFLKPYRSEEFLKLVRLYLKPDTPSNEQLRFGDLVLDLSTRQALRNGRAIDLTMKEFELLKYLMEHPREVLTREQILENVWGYEFGGESNVIEVYIRYLRLKIEDEGEKRLIQTVRGVGYVLRES is encoded by the coding sequence ATGAGTATTGCCGAAGCGACTCCATGCGTGTTGATTGTTGAAACCGATCAGGCTCTGGCACATCATGTCAGTTCAGACCTGCAAGAATCGGGCTATGACACGATCGTCGTTCATGATTCACGGGCGGGACTGAGGCAAGCGATCGAGAAACATCCGTCGCTGATTGTCGTCGATCGCTTACTCGAAGGTGATTCTGGTTTAACGTTTTGCCACGATCTTCGGACAACAGGCACTCGAATTCCGGTTCTGCTCTTGATGGCGCGGGATGCGGTTGACGATCGTGTCGCTTGCATCGAAGCAGGAGCGGATGATTATTTCCTCAAGCCGTATCGCTCTGAGGAATTTCTCAAACTTGTGCGGCTCTATCTCAAGCCCGATACACCCAGTAACGAGCAATTGCGGTTTGGGGATCTAGTATTGGATTTATCGACTCGTCAGGCTTTGCGAAATGGAAGAGCGATCGATCTCACGATGAAAGAGTTCGAGTTGCTCAAATATTTGATGGAGCATCCACGCGAAGTTCTGACACGAGAGCAGATCCTAGAGAATGTGTGGGGTTACGAATTTGGCGGTGAATCGAATGTGATTGAGGTCTATATTCGATATCTGCGCTTGAAAATTGAAGATGAAGGCGAAAAGCGTCTGATTCAAACGGTTCGCGGTGTTGGTTACGTCCTGAGAGAGTCATGA
- a CDS encoding hypothetical protein (conserved exported hypothetical protein;~similar to AA sequence:cyanobase_aa:LBDG_32600), with translation MKYQILCLSLGVLLLGCSAGASQRLATDAKPSESLPIESPSTMGQILPLTASFQVRDQLIKLEVARTSEEQAMGLMYRTSLADDRGMLFPFNPPRPTQFWMKNTLIPLDMLFLRRGEIRVIEANVPSCKADPCPTYGSPTEDIDQVIELRAGRAAELGLKVGDRITIQQIRN, from the coding sequence ATGAAATATCAAATCCTGTGTCTAAGTTTGGGAGTGCTGCTACTCGGTTGTTCTGCCGGAGCTTCACAACGTCTTGCCACCGATGCCAAACCTTCTGAGTCGCTCCCGATCGAGTCTCCTTCTACAATGGGTCAAATTTTGCCATTAACCGCATCTTTTCAAGTGCGAGACCAATTGATCAAGCTAGAAGTCGCGAGAACGTCAGAAGAACAAGCAATGGGATTGATGTATCGAACAAGTTTGGCAGACGATCGCGGAATGCTGTTCCCATTTAATCCGCCTCGTCCCACTCAGTTTTGGATGAAAAATACCCTGATTCCGTTAGACATGCTGTTTCTGCGGAGAGGTGAAATTCGCGTAATTGAAGCGAATGTGCCATCTTGTAAAGCTGATCCTTGTCCGACTTATGGATCTCCAACTGAAGACATTGATCAAGTGATCGAACTCAGAGCAGGTCGAGCCGCAGAACTTGGATTGAAAGTTGGCGATCGCATTACCATCCAACAAATTCGTAATTAA
- a CDS encoding glycosyl transferase, group 1 family (similar to AA sequence:cyanobase_aa:LBDG_32570) — translation MTVSQLTAKPLISVFLPTLAGGGAERAMLYLAIGLAERGWRVDLVLAEVRGEYLALVPPDVRLIDLRAKFPLIVSKTIALRRYLEKEQPAILFSALDILSSAYWARSKTVQTQIVMCVQTYLSEQFKNHQGQTFGKLRSRMVRWLYPKCNAIVAASIGTAEDVSGLTGIPLDRIQVIYNPVITQEVFQKSEVEIDHPWFKSGEPPVILGIGRLVSQKDFPTLITAFAKVRENRPARLMILGEGDDRASLEELIQKLGLESDVALPGFTDNPYAYLSKAALFVLSSRFEGFGNVVAEALACSAPVVSTDCPSGPAEILDRGKYGRLIPVADPSAMTTAILEMLDSPVDRAALKQRSLEFERDRIVDQYVDFIERLLAAR, via the coding sequence ATGACCGTCAGTCAACTCACTGCCAAACCTTTGATTAGCGTCTTTCTTCCCACATTAGCGGGAGGAGGAGCCGAACGTGCCATGTTGTATTTGGCGATCGGGCTTGCAGAACGGGGATGGCGCGTCGATTTGGTTTTGGCTGAAGTTCGAGGAGAATATCTTGCGCTCGTTCCACCTGATGTACGGCTGATCGATCTACGAGCAAAGTTTCCGCTGATTGTGTCGAAAACGATCGCGCTTCGTCGCTATTTAGAGAAAGAACAGCCTGCAATCCTATTCTCAGCATTAGACATTCTCAGTTCCGCATATTGGGCGCGATCTAAAACTGTCCAAACTCAAATCGTGATGTGTGTTCAGACTTATCTATCTGAGCAGTTCAAAAACCATCAAGGGCAAACCTTTGGAAAATTACGATCGCGGATGGTGCGCTGGCTCTATCCCAAATGCAATGCGATCGTGGCAGCTTCAATTGGAACCGCCGAGGATGTCTCTGGATTAACAGGAATACCGCTCGATCGCATTCAAGTCATTTACAATCCGGTGATCACGCAGGAAGTTTTTCAGAAAAGCGAAGTCGAGATCGATCACCCGTGGTTCAAATCAGGAGAACCACCTGTGATTTTGGGAATCGGGCGACTGGTTAGCCAGAAAGACTTCCCCACGCTGATTACTGCCTTTGCAAAAGTGCGTGAGAATCGTCCTGCACGACTGATGATTCTAGGTGAAGGAGACGATCGCGCTTCATTAGAAGAACTGATTCAAAAATTGGGTCTTGAATCCGATGTGGCACTGCCCGGATTTACAGACAATCCTTATGCTTATTTATCGAAAGCAGCGCTCTTTGTTTTATCTTCTCGATTTGAAGGATTCGGAAATGTGGTTGCGGAAGCACTTGCTTGTAGTGCACCTGTTGTTTCTACGGACTGTCCGAGTGGACCTGCGGAAATTCTCGATCGCGGAAAATACGGTAGGCTAATTCCAGTCGCTGATCCATCAGCCATGACGACCGCCATTCTAGAAATGTTAGATTCACCTGTCGATCGTGCCGCTCTGAAACAACGCTCTTTGGAATTCGAGCGCGATCGCATCGTTGATCAGTACGTTGATTTTATCGAACGATTACTTGCAGCCCGCTGA
- a CDS encoding glycosyl transferase group 1 (similar to AA sequence:cyanobase_aa:LBDG_32580) — MRLLFLDQTGKSGGAELCLLDIATAYQNSCFVGLFEDGDFRQRLEQRKIPVQVLADKAIAVRKSSGAIAGLRSVSQLIPLINRVAALSRKYDAIYANTQKALVVGAIASSISRRPLVYHLHDILSPDHFSSTNRRLAVLMANRTKLVIANSEASRAAFIEAGGNPKLVEVVYNGFNPDQYLTEVDTHQLRSLLGLQERFVVGHFSRLSPWKGQHVLIDALQHCDPTISAIFVGDALFGEQEYVQKLQQQVDRLNLHDRVKFLGFRDDVIPLMKLCDVVAHTSIAAEPFGRVIVESMLCGKPTIAAKAGAATELIDPDVTGWLTAPNDPKDLASAIEHCRQFQTEVLKVATTAQQQAQQKFQLAETNAQIQRHLQNRLV; from the coding sequence GTGAGGCTTCTATTTCTAGATCAAACGGGTAAGTCTGGCGGTGCAGAACTTTGCTTGCTCGATATTGCAACGGCGTATCAAAATTCTTGCTTCGTTGGGTTGTTTGAAGATGGTGACTTTCGACAGCGTTTAGAGCAGCGAAAGATTCCGGTTCAAGTCTTAGCAGACAAAGCGATCGCGGTTCGGAAATCGAGTGGTGCGATCGCAGGCTTACGGAGTGTGAGCCAATTGATTCCTTTGATCAATCGGGTTGCTGCACTGAGTCGCAAGTATGACGCGATTTACGCGAATACCCAGAAAGCGTTAGTTGTGGGCGCGATCGCGAGTTCAATTTCTCGTCGTCCGCTTGTGTATCATTTGCACGATATTCTTTCTCCCGATCACTTTAGTTCAACGAATCGTCGATTGGCGGTTCTGATGGCGAATCGCACCAAGTTAGTGATTGCTAATTCCGAAGCAAGTCGAGCCGCATTCATTGAAGCAGGTGGAAATCCAAAGCTTGTAGAAGTGGTTTATAACGGATTTAATCCAGATCAATATTTAACTGAAGTCGATACTCATCAATTGCGATCGTTGCTTGGGCTTCAAGAACGATTTGTGGTCGGACATTTCAGCCGTTTATCCCCGTGGAAAGGGCAGCATGTTTTAATCGATGCCTTGCAACATTGCGATCCAACGATAAGCGCGATTTTTGTAGGTGATGCTTTATTCGGTGAACAAGAGTACGTTCAAAAACTACAGCAACAGGTTGATCGATTAAATTTGCACGATCGAGTTAAATTTCTCGGCTTTCGAGATGATGTGATTCCGCTGATGAAACTGTGTGATGTGGTCGCTCATACGTCGATCGCGGCTGAACCCTTTGGCAGAGTGATCGTAGAGTCGATGCTCTGTGGCAAACCTACGATCGCAGCAAAAGCAGGAGCCGCAACAGAATTAATTGATCCAGATGTAACAGGTTGGCTCACTGCACCAAATGACCCGAAAGATCTGGCAAGCGCGATCGAACACTGTCGTCAATTTCAAACCGAAGTATTAAAAGTCGCAACAACGGCTCAACAGCAAGCACAACAGAAATTTCAATTAGCCGAAACGAATGCTCAAATTCAACGGCATTTACAGAATAGATTGGTGTAG
- a CDS encoding hypothetical protein (hypothetical protein PCC8801_3102;~similar to AA sequence:cyanobase_aa:LBDG_32660), translated as MLQTAQYSLGMIQDEVRQLIDRGLVTRHQPLYTLCKHIPAREWMRFETELERFDFLLRDRIGDLMCQECWDND; from the coding sequence ATGCTTCAGACTGCACAGTACTCGCTTGGAATGATTCAAGACGAGGTACGTCAACTTATCGATCGCGGACTTGTCACCAGACACCAACCGCTTTACACGTTATGCAAGCACATTCCCGCCCGCGAGTGGATGCGCTTTGAAACCGAGTTAGAACGCTTCGACTTCCTGCTGCGCGATCGCATTGGCGATTTGATGTGCCAGGAATGCTGGGACAACGACTAG
- a CDS encoding diaminopimelate epimerase (similar to AA sequence:cyanobase_aa:LBDG_32670), which translates to MTIEFTKYHGLGNDFILIDNRNSTEPKISPEDAVNWCDRHFGIGADGVIFALPGQDGTDYTMRIFNSDGSEPEMCGNGIRCLGRFIADLEIADTGESKEQYRIHTLAGVMVPKFESNGQVTVDMGEPRLLAGEIPTALAGPNQKVINQPLEVAGQTWNVTCVSMGNPHCITFVDRVAAIELEKIGPLFENHSVFPQRTNTEFIEIVRSDYLKMRVWERGAGITLACGTGACASLVAGVLNQKCDRRATIELPGGCLEIEWAADNRIYMTGSADKVFTGSRD; encoded by the coding sequence ATGACGATCGAATTTACAAAGTATCACGGACTCGGCAACGACTTTATTTTGATCGACAATCGCAACTCGACTGAACCAAAAATTTCTCCTGAAGATGCAGTAAATTGGTGCGATCGACATTTCGGGATCGGTGCGGATGGCGTGATTTTTGCGCTTCCCGGTCAAGATGGAACCGATTACACGATGCGAATTTTTAACTCCGATGGGTCAGAGCCGGAAATGTGCGGCAATGGAATTCGCTGTTTGGGACGATTTATTGCAGATTTGGAAATCGCGGACACTGGAGAATCGAAAGAACAATATCGGATTCACACTTTGGCGGGTGTAATGGTTCCGAAGTTTGAATCGAATGGGCAAGTGACCGTCGATATGGGTGAACCTCGGTTATTGGCTGGAGAAATTCCGACGGCGTTAGCCGGTCCGAATCAAAAAGTGATCAATCAGCCTTTGGAAGTCGCAGGACAAACTTGGAATGTGACTTGCGTGAGTATGGGCAATCCGCACTGTATTACCTTCGTCGATCGCGTTGCAGCGATCGAGCTTGAAAAAATTGGTCCCCTGTTTGAGAACCATTCGGTCTTTCCACAGCGAACCAACACCGAGTTTATTGAAATTGTTCGATCGGACTACCTGAAGATGCGAGTTTGGGAGCGGGGAGCCGGGATCACGCTTGCTTGCGGAACGGGAGCTTGTGCATCGTTGGTCGCAGGAGTGCTCAATCAGAAATGCGATCGACGAGCGACGATTGAATTACCCGGCGGCTGTCTCGAAATCGAATGGGCAGCCGATAACAGAATTTACATGACCGGAAGCGCAGATAAAGTCTTTACTGGGAGTCGGGACTAA
- a CDS encoding PetM of cytochrome b6f complex subunit 7 (similar to AA sequence:cyanobase_aa:Npun_R4163) produces MASEIFNTAILAFTLILVGLSLGFLLLKLQGGEE; encoded by the coding sequence ATGGCTTCCGAAATTTTTAACACCGCAATCCTAGCGTTTACCCTGATTTTGGTTGGGTTGTCGCTCGGCTTTTTGCTCCTGAAATTGCAAGGTGGCGAAGAGTAA
- a CDS encoding inorganic polyphosphate/ATP-NAD kinase (similar to AA sequence:cyanobase_aa:LBDG_32620), with protein sequence MPKAGIIYNDGKEIACQVAEEVKDKLISLGWEVVLAPGAGGILGYASPESPICHTPIDRLVPPGFDAEMKFAIVLGGDGTVLSAFRQVAPCYIPLLAVNTGHLGFLTEVLLDQLPDAIESLLAGEYEIEERTMLRVQIIRDDAMLWEALCLNEMVLYREPLTSMCHFEIEVGRHTRVDIAADGIILSTPTGSTAYSLSAGGPVIVPGVPVMILVPICPHSLASRALVFTNSEPVTIYPANPNRLVLTADGNAGCYVFPNDRVCVQKAPYPARFVRLQPPEFFHVLREKLGWGLPHVAKPSLEEC encoded by the coding sequence GTGCCGAAAGCTGGCATTATCTACAACGATGGAAAAGAAATCGCTTGTCAAGTTGCGGAAGAAGTCAAAGACAAGCTGATTTCGCTCGGCTGGGAAGTGGTTCTCGCTCCTGGTGCGGGTGGGATTTTGGGATATGCCTCACCGGAAAGTCCGATTTGTCACACGCCCATCGATCGATTAGTTCCCCCTGGGTTTGATGCAGAGATGAAATTCGCGATCGTCCTCGGTGGCGATGGTACGGTTCTCTCTGCATTTCGCCAAGTCGCACCTTGCTATATTCCTTTACTCGCGGTGAATACCGGACATTTGGGATTTTTGACAGAGGTGTTGCTGGATCAATTACCAGATGCGATCGAGTCTCTTCTAGCAGGCGAATACGAAATCGAAGAACGTACGATGCTGCGAGTTCAGATTATTCGCGACGATGCGATGCTGTGGGAAGCGCTCTGTCTCAATGAGATGGTGCTGTACCGCGAACCGTTGACCAGTATGTGCCACTTTGAAATCGAAGTTGGACGGCATACTCGCGTCGATATTGCAGCCGATGGCATTATTCTTTCGACTCCGACAGGTTCGACTGCGTATTCCCTCTCGGCTGGAGGTCCGGTGATTGTTCCAGGCGTTCCAGTCATGATTCTAGTTCCGATTTGTCCGCATTCTCTAGCATCACGGGCATTAGTCTTTACGAATAGTGAACCTGTAACGATTTATCCAGCGAATCCGAATCGATTGGTTTTAACAGCAGACGGAAATGCGGGATGCTATGTCTTTCCGAACGATCGAGTTTGTGTTCAGAAAGCGCCTTACCCGGCTCGTTTCGTCAGATTGCAACCCCCTGAATTCTTCCACGTGCTACGAGAAAAACTCGGTTGGGGCTTACCGCACGTCGCAAAACCTTCCTTAGAAGAATGTTAA
- a CDS encoding hypothetical protein (similar to AA sequence:cyanobase_aa:LBDG_32680) has protein sequence MSIELDTGLPSTRQIQTIIREEKEIEMKLSTGDLLTGKVRWQDIHCICIMDHYDQPTIVWRQSIVFVKPKL, from the coding sequence ATGAGTATTGAACTAGATACCGGATTGCCAAGTACTCGTCAGATTCAGACGATTATCCGAGAAGAAAAAGAAATCGAGATGAAACTTTCCACAGGTGATTTGCTCACCGGGAAAGTCCGCTGGCAAGACATTCATTGTATCTGCATCATGGATCACTATGACCAACCGACGATCGTATGGCGACAATCGATCGTTTTTGTCAAACCTAAGCTCTGA
- a CDS encoding hypothetical protein (hypothetical protein MC7420_4770;~similar to AA sequence:cyanobase_aa:LBDG_32590) gives MLTATHSKFIRFLQEELSLSTSSIALALRYREQNPGPLPMILWQYGLVTIDQLDRIYNWLESSDR, from the coding sequence ATGCTCACTGCCACACACTCAAAATTTATTCGCTTCCTCCAAGAAGAACTTTCACTCTCGACTTCTTCGATCGCGCTTGCTCTCCGTTACCGCGAACAAAATCCAGGACCGCTGCCGATGATTCTTTGGCAGTATGGGCTTGTGACGATCGACCAACTTGATCGAATCTATAACTGGCTAGAATCCTCCGATCGATAG
- a CDS encoding hypothetical protein (similar to AA sequence:cyanobase_aa:LBDG_32640;~transcriptional repressor smtB homolog) translates to MSKPNPAIPTVEQCSSSHPVNLNNVRSLQRDLLSVEKSQRMAEFFSLLGDANRLRILSALSVQELCVCDLAAAVKMSESAVSHQLRALRSMRLVGYRKQGRNVFYSLKDHHVFNLYREVAEHLDEEE, encoded by the coding sequence ATGTCCAAACCTAATCCTGCGATTCCTACGGTAGAGCAGTGCTCTAGTTCTCATCCCGTCAACTTAAATAATGTTCGTTCTTTGCAGCGTGATCTTCTGAGTGTTGAGAAATCACAGCGAATGGCGGAATTTTTTAGCCTGTTGGGTGACGCGAACCGACTCAGAATTCTGTCAGCGCTTTCGGTTCAAGAACTTTGTGTATGCGATCTTGCGGCAGCGGTGAAAATGTCTGAATCTGCGGTTTCACACCAATTACGAGCATTACGATCGATGCGTTTAGTCGGCTATCGCAAACAAGGACGCAACGTGTTTTACTCGCTGAAAGACCATCACGTTTTTAATCTCTATCGTGAGGTTGCAGAACACTTAGACGAAGAAGAGTGA
- a CDS encoding group 1 glycosyl transferase (similar to AA sequence:cyanobase_aa:LBDG_32560), with the protein MRILHVLNHVQDIGNGIVNAAIDLACYQAQAGFEVAIVSSGGEYESLMKQYQIRHFMIAELRSPFEVLDITKKFREITQVFSPDVVHTHMMTGVILAKLLRGNSSYVLISTVHNEWQYHAVLMGIADRVIAVSQAVSRSMHHRGIPIRKLHVVTNGTIGTPRHPSIDRVKPLSLKHPAITTVAGLYHRKGIYDLIEAFVQIADEHPTAHLYLVGNGPHRAAFERQAKNTPHQARIHFEGFQTEPQRYLLATDVFVLASRQEPFGLALSEAREAGCAIVASDVDGIPEVLDGGNAGQLVPVGDVKALSEALSGLLKCPEDLETWKIRAQTNIDWLRVERVHQETLGVYQAAIAEMNRTVCA; encoded by the coding sequence ATGCGAATCCTTCACGTTCTCAACCATGTTCAAGATATTGGTAATGGCATTGTTAACGCCGCGATCGATCTGGCTTGCTATCAAGCCCAAGCCGGATTTGAGGTCGCGATCGTCTCCAGTGGCGGCGAATATGAATCTTTGATGAAGCAATATCAGATCCGGCATTTTATGATCGCAGAATTACGATCGCCCTTTGAAGTATTGGATATTACCAAAAAATTTAGAGAAATTACGCAAGTGTTTTCACCCGATGTTGTCCATACGCACATGATGACCGGGGTGATTCTTGCAAAACTACTCCGTGGAAATTCAAGCTACGTCCTGATTTCAACCGTTCACAACGAATGGCAATACCATGCAGTTTTAATGGGAATTGCCGATCGTGTCATCGCAGTCAGTCAAGCCGTTTCACGATCGATGCACCATCGAGGTATCCCTATACGGAAATTACATGTCGTTACGAATGGCACGATTGGAACCCCTAGACATCCCTCGATCGATCGCGTCAAACCCTTGTCACTCAAGCATCCTGCTATTACAACCGTAGCCGGACTGTATCACCGCAAAGGAATATATGACTTAATTGAAGCCTTTGTGCAGATAGCTGACGAACATCCAACCGCCCATCTATATTTGGTAGGAAACGGTCCTCATCGGGCAGCGTTTGAGCGGCAAGCGAAAAACACCCCCCACCAAGCGCGGATTCACTTTGAGGGATTTCAAACTGAACCGCAACGCTACCTCCTGGCAACGGATGTATTCGTCCTTGCCTCACGCCAAGAACCCTTTGGACTGGCACTCTCGGAGGCGCGGGAAGCTGGATGTGCGATCGTTGCCAGCGACGTAGACGGGATTCCGGAAGTTCTAGACGGAGGCAATGCGGGACAACTCGTTCCCGTCGGAGATGTAAAGGCACTGTCTGAAGCCCTTTCGGGGTTGCTAAAGTGCCCAGAAGACCTGGAAACTTGGAAAATTCGCGCCCAGACTAATATAGACTGGCTGCGAGTGGAACGAGTGCATCAGGAAACGCTTGGGGTGTATCAGGCTGCGATCGCAGAAATGAATCGGACTGTTTGTGCTTAG